In one window of Syngnathus scovelli strain Florida chromosome 22, RoL_Ssco_1.2, whole genome shotgun sequence DNA:
- the utp20 gene encoding small subunit processome component 20 homolog, producing MKIKSKSAYHKSENTFKFLTFAERLSNVNINVTHRIDRTGSYAEEVETYFFEGLTKWKDLNLTENFTTFLKEVTNKCQSFNLLVFHQKSIVESLKKHLTIKSSLAYQPLLDLVVRLARDLQTDFYPHFPDFFTLITAMLDTQDTEVLEWVFTCLSYLYKYLWRLMVKDMENIYSLYSTLLEHKKEHIRRFAAESFAFLMRKVPDLDALLTVVFSDLEQNPDKAEGAGQLLFEMCKGVRHMFHSCAATALPIAWRKIGAATNQGAPLPWDLVQDALDHTAQTAANHVDKEHFLVFWESLQAAVDEVFSLLEAKGEEAGPAGEQLQRLLYVLHTVVSHKDGAKITKPEAVCQTVLRLVQSSELSTPNSRLLLQIISSLLLGESVKLPDALIQEIIHKVFDSSLGEDLILEFTKEMFTMKQFEQLFLPTLLRFSAGLFACNDPVSRHRALDVLVNLILAKAPPPSDGAMALETYPLLFTGQTTGLFSKQGEPEERAVPELVLSLIALPEQQNGPITDLSLPWSALVLLPHLRPLVPANVFPAVTAFLNHLLREIEMENLGEAALFVATQALSCLLTLDGSAQLLSLVPVEKITAILRKFPTELSALLLGDLYYTRVSLSGASEHLSHDALLDLYQILHGNVSSNVSKMRLLTLRILSLFEPNLPASGEPDESAEVQPVFAVCLQAELVAASLQDYREKLLHLRKLRHDLVQRSLPQGPPGTFQQVPLRYLLAMLFVNFKPLWDAVIELLGSHAKGMDNKNFWMVYHEHLEKVAGLAEKELQESSSDDDDEAQDTDIQAGPGCDVIESGELGVLFLQQLKSAAEPNERTDFSNFRGLMWRAMTQFPDRVEPRSRELTPLLLRFIKNEFYLADMLMAPTQNLRKKDDVPEAGTMTAEDEGEEEEEEEEERGKRQTPPRRAAAKQLIAHLNVFAKFTNPRSLFMESSLRELYHQLLCHQDQQIQRAALQCILTYKDPYAVPYKENLEKLLDDKHFKEEIVHFNISEETGVVDDSHRAGLIPLLMRILFGRLRSKGSSRFQSKASASTRSSIILRFLAGCQEAELGMFVDLLLEPVRHYSNGSCRDAVQRAMEEMDVGAVLPLGRQHSLLNIINVVIQKLGHLIEVHLPKVLQILLCVTASVSVALDIREQLRPGCISPLKNLRRLGILRIQDFFENFDSFSFSADQLDGVFMAVVWPQVHRLPTESPYSPTPLLKLIHVWCKHARYFPLLSKQRPDHPECDVLLNVFGLLSAKNISIATVSVVMDIADSLATTQDFVATETEAELSVGGSVFPQPDEDTLAGASLTQGSRLLLPHITTLLDYLSRVVRNTDRLKKKKLRPHVSKELNILSKISRFVRDKEQSSTLIEVLLPYLLRGKNSQETELDILATVQNLLQQCLQPSAFLQPLTKLFSVIHNKDPRKALTCVFHTLSDMDPSLSYIADLATKLNAFDSRHLDEVHFDVRLTAFQDAIKRIRDMKTLDLNYINTLIHNCFHTYEIEDMSLGDNATLCLSAIIIQIAAVSAGEKIYKDIIQHTILDAIHKGLQSKKESVQHEYTNVLACLVKTFPTRKEFQDMVQLTDYNDPESDFFEHMKHIQIHRRGRALRKLAKQLTEGSVVLSPRSLQNYIMPYALTVLTDEKLLQRENMTTACVDIVAAVCRRLTWSKYLYYLKHFVHVLQTSKVEQKLAVNLLVKILEAFHFDRETLTREMEAAKAREDATMDVEEEAAAEPSAKSSDEAMEIDGEVSSEKAKAEKPPAALKPVAVSCGLPQSTSQLEILLSTIQESVTSSVLPRLHKCLNAKVKRDDEHKAVKSKQVKEEEVARIPIAFAMVKLMQTLPPQIMESNLPGILIKLCVILRNRFQEVRDVARGTLVKIIETLGHRYLRYLLKEMQGILVKGYQVHVLTFTVYQLLLALSPSLKSGDLDPCMGMLIKIFNHELFGDVAEEKEVKGIVSKLMEARHSKSMDSYKILAQFCSKESITMIVLPLKEILEDSKSLKVSNRVAAILRRLVLGLLENSGMGASDILLLSHSLISQSLPLLTKKDKEKASARPPPDPRLPPPSCLLLPPTPKRGGVKAPVSRRTNMHILVEAGLKLLHLSLKKAKVTSSMESALEMLDPFVTMLLECLNSMHVKVITEALVAFTWVLKFPLPAVAKNVHQLTKQLFVLLKDYSKAGAARGENYLLVQECFKTITILVKNVNNSKISEVQLQVLLGYAEEDIYDQSRRATAFGLLKALLSRKLIVPEMQQLMMKVAQLSINGSNSMIRVHCRQIYLKYLLDYPIGKKLRDHLDFIVSQLTYEHDTGRESALEMLAFIFQTFPEKLLTKFNKLFFAPLALVVVNDDSTRCKKMAAVAIKALLAKLNANERNILFSLVRSWLDEEKVSLKRLGAQLCGLFVEVEEDEFAKRLDNLLPLLAKELHPDKYDDIEEEQDERAADRLLFTYLTLVTKLIQHCGFLDLTKPCDTLVQIWGHIEAHLRYPHCWVWLTASQVFGQLFAARQAEELTAAWKEKGGRQSQPKVATTFITSNLDKRMRELALSFCHQLQSKFLDTASGEQVIKNLLFVGKVIYLLSPESDIGSPEEEMEEEENGDEEEEDEDDNKDNKPPSLLWLIKKLSLMAKREAANNPKIPLKRTCVFKFLGAIAMDLGKERLGPYLTTIIAPLYRELESTYAEQDPTLKNLAQELIEVMKKQTGLETFSLAFTAVQRQFAVRRTKRKRQRAMQAVTNPDIAAKKKLKKHLNKIEARKRKIEFLRPGYKAKKHRSHALKDLAMVQ from the exons ATGAAGATCAAGTCCAAGTCTGCGTATCATAAATCCGAGAACACTTTCAAG TTTCTCACTTTTGCTGAGAGGCTTTCTAATGTCAACATTAACGTCACCCACCGAATTGACAGAACTGGATCCTATGCAGAG gaagTCGAAACTTATTTCTTCGAAGGCCTGACAAAATGGAAAGACCTCAACTTGACAGAAAACTTCA ctACGTTCTTAAAGGAGGTCACAAACAAATGTCAGTCGTTCAACCTGCTAGTTTTCCATCAGAAGTCTATCGTGGAGAGTCTGAAGAAACACCTGACAATCAAAAGCAGTCTGGCCTACCAACCTTTACTAGA CCTGGTGGTCCGGTTGGCCCGAGACCTACAAACGGACTTCTACCCTCACTTCCCGGATTTCTTCACGCTAATCACAGCAATGTTGGATACTCAAGACACAGAGGTCCTGGAATGGGTTTTTACGTGCCTCTCCTACCTGTACAAGTACCTGTGGAGGTTGATGGTGAAAGACATGGAGAACATCTACAGTTTGTACAGCACGCTTTTGGAGCACAAGAAGGAGCACATTCGCAGGTTCGCGGCGGAGAGTTTTGCATTTTTGATGAGAAAG GTTCCGGATCTGGACGCCTTGCTGACTGTGGTGTTCTCAGACTTGGAGCAGAACCCGGACAAGGCGGAAGGCGCCGGACAGCTGCTGTTTGAGATGTGCAAAGGCGTCCGGCACATGTTTCACTCCTGCGCTGCAACC GCGCTCCCGATTGCTTGGCGGAAGATCGGGGCAGCAACCAATCAGGGGGCTCCTTTACCGTGGGACCTCGTGCAGGACGCTTTAGATCACACGGCTCAAACTGCAGCCAATCATGTGGACAAAGAGCACTTCTTGGTTTTTTGGGAGTCCCTCCAG GCTGCCGTGGACGAGGTTTTCAGTCTTTTGGAGGCCAAAGGAGAAGAGGCTGGACCGGCGGGAGAGCAGCTCCAAAGGCTGCTGTATGTCCTCCACACCGTGGTGTCTCACAAGGATGGAGCTAAGATCACAAAGCCAGAAGCCGTCTGCCAG ACCGTATTGCGCCTGGTGCAGAGCTCAGAGCTTTCCACGCCCAATTCACGACTGCTCCTCCAAATCATCTCCTCCTTGCTCCTCGGGGAGAGCGTCAAACTCCCCGATGCTCTCATCCAGGAGATCATCCACAAG gtgtttgACAGCTCTTTGGGAGAAGATCTCATTTTGGAGTTCACCAAGGAGATGTTCACCATGAAGCAGTTTGAGCAG CTCTTCCTGCCCACCCTCCTCCGCTTCAGCGCCGGCTTGTTTGCCTGCAACGATCCCGTGTCCCGCCATCGGGCCCTGGATGTTCTCGTCAACCTGATCCTGGccaaagccccgccccctagcgACGGCGCCATGGCATTGGAAACCTACCCGCTGCTCTTCACGGGACAAACCACCGG cCTGTTCAGTAAACAAGGAGAACCAGAGGAACGAGCAGTACCCGAGCTGGTGCTGTCACTCATCGCTTTACCTGAGCAGCAGAACGGGCCCATCACGGATCTCTCGCTACCTTGGAGCGCACTCGTACTGCTGCCGCACCTCAG gcctCTTGTTCCAGCTAATGTCTTCCCTGCCGTCACTGCCTTTTTAAACCACCTTCTACGTGAAATTGAGATGGAAAACCTGGGAGAAG CCGCTTTGTTCGTTGCCACGCAAGCGCTAAGCTGCCTCCTCACGCTGGACGGCTCCGCTCAGCTGCTCTCTCTGGTCCCTGTGGAGAAAATCACCGCCATCCTGAG gaAATTCCCCACCGAGTTATCGGCGCTGCTTTTAGGAGACCTCTATTACACCCGTGTGTCTTTGAGCGGCGCTTCCGAGCACCTCTCCCATGACGCGCTTTTAGACCTTTATCAGATCCTGCACGGCAACGTGTCCTCCAAcgtatccaag ATGCGTCTGCTGACCCTACGGATCCTTTCGCTCTTTGAGCCAAACCTCCCTGCCTCGGGCGAG CCCGACGAGAGCGCGGAGGTGCAGCCGGTGTTCGCCGTGTGCCTGCAGGCCGagctggtggccgcctcccttcaGGACTACCGGGAAAAACTCCTGCACTTACGCAAGCTCCGGCACGACCTCGTGCAGCGCAGCTTGCCTCAAGGCCCGCCCGGCACCTTTCAACAA GTGCCTCTTCGTTACCTCTTAGCAATGCTGTTTGTCAACTTCAAGCCACTGTGGGATGCTGTCATTGAGCTGCTTGG GAGCCACGCCAAGGggatggataataaaaatttctgGATGGTGTATCATGAACATCTGGAGAAGGTGGCAGGATTAGCCG AAAAAGAACTACAGGAGAGCAGcagcgacgacgacgatgaAGCGCAAGACACGGACATCCAGGCCGGGCCGGGTTGCGACGTCATCGAAAGCGGCGAATTGGGCGTGCTGTTCCTCCAGCAGCTCAAGTCCGCCGCCGAGCCGAACGAGAGGACGGACTTTTCCAACTTCCGCGGCTTGATGTGGCGCGCCATGACCCAGTTCCCAGACAGGGTGGAGCCGCGGAGCCGGGAGCTAACCCCTCTGCTCCTGAGGTTCATCAA GAACGAGTTTTACCTGGCTGACATGCTGATGGCGCCGACTCAGAACCTGAGGAAGAAAGATGATGTCCCAGAGGCGGGCACAATGACTGCGGAGGACgaaggggaggaagaggaggaagaggaagaggagagaggCAAACGACAGACGCCACCACGGAGAGCAGCTGCAAA gcaACTTATCGCCCACCTAAACGTTTTTGCCAAATTCACCAACCCTCGCTCGCTCTTCATGGAGAGCAGTCTGAGAGAACTCTACCACCAA CTCCTCTGCCATCAGGACCAGCAAATCCAACGAGCTGCTCTCCAGTGTATTCTTACATACAAAGACCCTTACGCAGTCCCGTACAa GGAGAATCTGGAGAAGCTGTTAGACGACAAGCATTTCAAAGAAGAAATCGTCCATTTTAATATTTCCGAGGAGACGGGAGTCGTGGATGATTCGCACAGAGCTGGACTCATTCCGTTACTCATgag GATCTTGTTCGGCCGTCTGCGGAGTAAAGGCAGCAGCCGCTTCCAGAGCAAAGCCAGCGCGTCCACACGCTCCTCCATCATCTTGCGCTTCCTCGCCGGATGCCAGGAGGCGGAGCTTGGCATGTTCGTGGATCTTCTGCTGGAGCCCGTCCGCCATTACAGCAACG GTTCCTGTCGGGACGCGGTCCAACGAGCGATGGAAGAGATGGACGTGGGCGCCGTGCTGCCGCTGGGTCGTCAGCACAGCTTGTTGAACATCATCAACGTGGTCATCCAGAAGCTGGGCCACCTCATTGAAGTGCACCTACCCAAAGTGTTGCAGATCCTTCTATGCGTCACCGCTTCCGTGTCGGTCGCGTTGGACATCAGGGAACAG CTGCGGCCAGGTTGCATCAGTCCTCTGAAGAACCTGAGGCGTCTCGGCATCCTGAGGATCCAGGATTTTTTCGAGAACTTTGACAGCTTTAGCTTCAGCGCTGATCAGCTGGATGGCGTCTTCATGGCTGTTGTGTGGCCTCAG GTGCATCGCCTCCCAACTGAGAGTCCATACTCGCCCACGCCGCTCCTGAAGCTCATCCATGTGTGGTGCAAACACGCCAG gtactTTCCACTTTTGTCCAAGCAACGGCCCGACCACCCGGAGTGCGACGTTCTCCTGAACGTGTTCGGCCTCCTCTCGGCCAAGAACATCTCCATCGCCACCGTCTCTGTCGTCATGGACATCGCCGACTCCCTGGCGACCACGCAGGACTTTGTCGCCACGGAGACGGAGGCTGAGCTGAGCGTTGGCGGCAGCGTGTTCCCGCAACCTGATGAAGACACGCTGGCTGGAG CATCGTTGACGCAAGGTTCCAGGCTCTTGCTACCTCACATCACCACCTTGCTGGACTACCTCAGCCGCGTGGTCCGCAACACCGACAGACTCAAGAAGAAGAAACTACGTCCGCACGTGTCCAAGGAACTCAACATCCTCTCCAA GATCAGTCGGTTCGTTCGAGACAAGGAGCAAAGTTCAACGCTCATTGAGGTCTTGCTGCCTTACCTGTTGAGAGGCAAAAACTCTCAG GAGACGGAATTGGACATCCTGGCCACCGTACAGAACTTGCTGCAGCAGTGCCTTCAGCCGTCGGCCTTCCTGCAGCCCCTCACCAAACTCTTCTCCGTCATTCACAACAAGGATCCCAGGAAGGCTCTCACCTGCGTCTTCCAT ACGTTGTCCGACATGGATCCTTCGCTCAGCTACATCGCCGACCTGGCCACAAAG CTCAACGCCTTCGACAGTCGCCATTTGGACGAGGTTCACTTCGACGTCCGCCTGACTGCTTTCCAAGACGCCATCAAGCGAATTAGGGACATGAAGACCCTGGACCTCAACTACATCAACACCCTCATACACAACTGCTTCCATACTTACGAG ATCGAGGACATGTCGCTCGGCGACAACGCCACCTTGTGTCTGTCGGCCATAATCATCCAGATAGCAGCAGTCAGCGCCGGAGAGAAGATCTACAAGGACATCATCCAACACACCATCTTGGACGCCATACACAAGGGGCTTCAGAGCAAGAAGGAG AGCGTGCAGCACGAATACACCAACGTTCTCGCCTGCCTGGTGAAGACATTCCCCACGAGGAAAGAGTTCCAAGACATGGTGCAGCTCACCGACTACAACGACCCCGAGTCGGACTTCTTCGAGCACATGAAGCACATTCAG ATCCATCGTCGAGGTCGAGCTCTGAGGAAGTTAGCCAAGCAGCTAACGGAGGGCAGCGTGGTGTTGTCGCCACGTTCCTTGCAGAATTACATCATGCCGTACGCCTTGACGGTGCTGACGGATGAGAAGTTGCTCCAG CGCGAGAACATGACGACGGCGTGCGTGGACATCGTGGCCGCCGTGTGTCGCCGGCTGACCTGGTCCAAGTATTTGTACTACCTGAAGCATTTCGTTCACGTCCTGCAGACGTCGAAGGTCGAGCAGAAGCTGGCTGTGAA CTTGCTGGTCAAAATCCTCGAGGCGTTCCACTTCGACCGAGAGACTCTCACCCGAGAGATGGAAGCTGCGAAAGCCAGAGAAG ATGCAACGATGGACGTCGAGGAAGAAGCTGCGGCCGAACCATCGGCGAAAAGCAGCGATGAGGCCATGGAAATCGATGGCGAAGTTTCCTCCGAGAAAGCGAAAGCCGAGAAACCGCCGGCGGCTCTCAAACCCGTGGCGGTTTCCTGCGGTCTGCCACAAAGCACATCGCAGCTGGAGATTCTCCTCAGCACCATCCAGGAGAGCGTCACCAGCAGCGTGTTGCCTCGCCTTCATAAATGCCTCAATGCCaag GTGAAACGTGACGATGAGCACAAAGCGGTGAAGTCAAAGCAGGTGAAGGAAGAAGAAGTGGCACGCATCCCCATCGCCTTCGCCATGGTCAAACTCATGCAGACGCTTCCTCCGCAAATCATGGAGTCCAACTTGCCCGG GATCCTCATCAAGTTGTGCGTGATCCTGAGGAACCGATTCCAAGAGGTGCGCGACGTCGCCAGGGGAACGCTGGTGAAGATCATCGAGACGCTGGGCCATCGCTACCTGCGCTACCTCCTCAAGGAGATGCAGGGGATCCTCGTTAAAGGCTACCAG GTCCACGTCTTGACGTTTACAGTCTACCAGCTGCTCTTGGCCCTCAGCCCAAGTCTGAAAAGCGGCGACCTGGACCCGTGCATGGGCATGCTCATCAAA ATCTTCAACCACGAGCTGTTCGGCGACGTCGCCGAGGAGAAGGAAGTGAAGGGCATCGTCTCCAAGCTGATGGAGGCGCGGCACAGCAAGAGCATGGACTCTTATAAGATTCTGGCCCAGTTCTGCAGCAAGGAGAGCATCACCATGATTGTTCTGCCATTGAAGGAG ATCCTGGAGGACTCAAAGAGTCTCAAGGTGTCTAACCGTGTGGCAGCGATTCTGCGGCGCCTGGTTCTGGGTCTTCTGGAAAACTCAGGCATGGGCGCCTCTGATATCCTCCTCCTGAGCCATAGTCTCATCAGCCAGAGCTTGCCTCTGCTCACCAAGAAAGACAA GGAAAAAGCGTCAGCTCGACCTCCGCCGGACCCTCGGCTGCCCCCTCCTAGCTGCTTACTCCTGCCGCCGACTCCAAAAAGGGGCGGGGTTAAAGCGCCGGTTAGCCGCCGGACCAACATGCACATCCTGGTGGAGGCGGGGCTTAAG CTGCTCCATTTGAGTCTGAAGAAAGCCAAAGTGACATCGAGCATGGAGTCGGCCCTTGAGATGTTGGACCCTTTCGTGACCATGCTCTTGGAATGCCTCAACTCCATGCACGTCAAG GTGATCACGGAAGCGCTGGTGGCGTTCACGTGGGTGCTGAAGTTCCCTCTGCCCGCCGTGGCGAAGAACGTCCATCAGCTGACCAAGCAGCTTTTTGTCCTGCTGAAGGATTACTCCAAGGCGGGAGCGGCGAGAGGGGAGAACTACCTCTTGGTCCAGGAATGCTTCAAG ACCATCACCATCCTGGTGAAGAATGTAAACAACAGCAAGATCTCCGAGGTCCAACTCCAGGTTCTGCTGGGGTACGCCGAGGAGGACATCTACGACCAATCTCGGCGAGCGACTGCCTTCGGGCTTCtgaag GCGCTTCTGTCACGCAAGCTCATCGTTCCCGAGATGCAGCAGCTCATGATGAAAGTGGCCCAGCTGTCAATCAACGGGAGTAACTCCATGATCCGAGTCCACTGCAGACAG atctaTTTGAAGTATTTGCTGGATTACCCCATTGGGAAGAAGCTGCGGGACCACTTGGACTTCATCGTGTCCCAGCTGACGTATGAACACGACACGGGGAGGGAGTCCGCGTTGGAGATGCTCGCCTTCATCTTTCAGACTTTCCCTGAG aaATTACTGACCAAGTTCAACAAGCTCTTCTTCGCCCCACTGGCGCTGGTCGTGGTCAACGACGACTCGACTCGCTGCAAGAAAATGGCCGCCGTGGCCATCAAAGCCCTCCTGGCCAAGTTGAACGCCAACGAGCGGAACATTCTTTTCTCGCTCGTCAGAAGTTGGCTGGATGAAGAGAAG GTGAGCTTGAAACGTCTGGGCGCTCAGCTGTGCGGTTTATTCGTGGAGGTCGAGGAGGACGAATTCGCCAAACGTTTGGACAACTTGCTGCCGCTGTTGGCGAAGGAGCTCCACCCCGACAAATACGATGAC ATTGAAGAGGAGCAGGATGAGCGAGCAGCAGACAGGCTCCTTTTCACTTATCTCACCCTTGTCACCAAATTAATCCAACACTGCGGCTTCTTGGACCTCACCAAACCGTGTGACACTCTTGTCCAAATTTGGG gccaCATCGAAGCCCATTTGCGCTACCCTCACTGCTGGGTGTGGCTGACCGCCTCGCAAGTTTTCGGCCAGCTCTTCGCCGCCCGCCAGGCCGAGGAGCTGACGGCGGCGTGGAAAGAGAAGGGAGGCAGGCAATCGCAGCCTAAAGTAGCCACGACTTTTATCACCAGCAACTTGGATAAAAGG ATGAGAGAGCTGGCGTTATCCTTCTGCCATCAACTGCAGTCCAAATTTTTAGACACGGCGTCCGGCGAGCAGGTGATCAAAAACCTCCTCTTCGTCGGCAAGGTCATCTATCTCCTCTCCCCGGAGTCGGACATCGGCTCTCCTGAGGAGgaaatggaggaggaggagaatggagatgaggaggaggaggatgaagacgaCAATAAAGACAACAAACCTCCATCGCTGCTGTGGTTGATAAAGAAGCTATCGCTAATGGCTAAAAGGGAGGCGGCAAACAATCCCAAAATTCCCCTGAAG AGAACCTGTGTTTTTAAATTCCTGGGAGCAATCGCAATGGACCTCGGCAAGGAGCGACTCGGCCCCTATTTGACCACCATCATCGCGCCGCTCTACAGAGAACTGGAGAGCACCTACGCAgagcaag ACCCCACGCTCAAGAACTTGGCTCAGGAGCTGATCGAGGTGATGAAGAAACAAACGGGACTGGAGACGTTCTCCTTGGCGTTCACGGCCGTGCAGAGGCAGTTCGCCGTCAGGCGGACCAAGCGCAAGCGGCAACGAGCTATGCAG gcTGTGACCAACCCCGACATCGCAGCTAAGAAGAAACTCAAGAAGCACCTGAATAAAATTGAGGCCAGAAAGCGCAAGATCGAGTTCCTCCGGCCTGGATATAAAGCCAAGAAGCACCGTAGCCACGCCCTCAAAGACCTGGCCATGGTGCAGTGA